From a single Pelodiscus sinensis isolate JC-2024 chromosome 4, ASM4963464v1, whole genome shotgun sequence genomic region:
- the DNAL1 gene encoding dynein axonemal light chain 1 isoform X2, protein MAKATTIKEALARWEEKNGQKPSEAKEVKLYAQVPPVEKMDASLSTLVNCEKLSLSTNCIEKIANLNGLKNLRILSLGRNNIKNLNGLEAVGDTLEELWISYNFIEKLKGIHVMKKLKILYMSNNLVKDWEFVRLADLPLLEDLVFVGNPLEEKYSADQQSSWTEEATKRVPRLKKLDGVPVIKQEEGEEGEN, encoded by the exons ATG gcaAAAGCAACAACTATTAAAGAAGCTCTAGCCAGATGG GAAGAAAAAAATGGCCAGAAGCCATCGGAGGCCAAGGAGGTGAAACTATATGCTCAGGTCCCTCCTGTAGAGAAGATGGATGCATCTCTGTCCACACTTGTTAACTGCGA GAAGTTGTCTCTGTCTACAAACTGCATTGAGAAAATTGCCAACCTCAATGGCCTAA AAAATTTGCGGATTCTTTCACTAGGTAGAAACAACATAAAGAATCTGAACGGCCTG GAGGCAGTTGGGGATACATTAGAGGAGCTGTGGATCTCATACAACTTTATTGAGAAGCTGAAGGGCATACATGTCATGAAGAAGCTGAAGATTCTCTATATGTCCAATAACTTGGTGAAAGATTGGG AGTTTGTGAGACTAGCTGACTTGCCATTACTGGAGGATTTGGTGTTTGTGGGCAATCCACTGGAAGAGAAATACtctgctgatcagcagagcagctggactgAGGAAGCAACCAAACGGGTGCCCAGGCTGAAAAAACTAGATG GTGTCCCAGTTATTAAGCAAGAAGAAggtgaagaaggagaaaattaA
- the DNAL1 gene encoding dynein axonemal light chain 1 isoform X1, whose product MAKATTIKEALARWEEKNGQKPSEAKEVKLYAQVPPVEKMDASLSTLVNCEKLSLSTNCIEKIANLNGLKNLRILSLGRNNIKNLNGLEAVGDTLEELWISYNFIEKLKGIHVMKKLKILYMSNNLVKDWAEFVRLADLPLLEDLVFVGNPLEEKYSADQQSSWTEEATKRVPRLKKLDGVPVIKQEEGEEGEN is encoded by the exons ATG gcaAAAGCAACAACTATTAAAGAAGCTCTAGCCAGATGG GAAGAAAAAAATGGCCAGAAGCCATCGGAGGCCAAGGAGGTGAAACTATATGCTCAGGTCCCTCCTGTAGAGAAGATGGATGCATCTCTGTCCACACTTGTTAACTGCGA GAAGTTGTCTCTGTCTACAAACTGCATTGAGAAAATTGCCAACCTCAATGGCCTAA AAAATTTGCGGATTCTTTCACTAGGTAGAAACAACATAAAGAATCTGAACGGCCTG GAGGCAGTTGGGGATACATTAGAGGAGCTGTGGATCTCATACAACTTTATTGAGAAGCTGAAGGGCATACATGTCATGAAGAAGCTGAAGATTCTCTATATGTCCAATAACTTGGTGAAAGATTGGG CAGAGTTTGTGAGACTAGCTGACTTGCCATTACTGGAGGATTTGGTGTTTGTGGGCAATCCACTGGAAGAGAAATACtctgctgatcagcagagcagctggactgAGGAAGCAACCAAACGGGTGCCCAGGCTGAAAAAACTAGATG GTGTCCCAGTTATTAAGCAAGAAGAAggtgaagaaggagaaaattaA
- the DNAL1 gene encoding dynein axonemal light chain 1 isoform X3 has translation MEKNGQKPSEAKEVKLYAQVPPVEKMDASLSTLVNCEKLSLSTNCIEKIANLNGLKNLRILSLGRNNIKNLNGLEAVGDTLEELWISYNFIEKLKGIHVMKKLKILYMSNNLVKDWAEFVRLADLPLLEDLVFVGNPLEEKYSADQQSSWTEEATKRVPRLKKLDGVPVIKQEEGEEGEN, from the exons ATGG AAAAAAATGGCCAGAAGCCATCGGAGGCCAAGGAGGTGAAACTATATGCTCAGGTCCCTCCTGTAGAGAAGATGGATGCATCTCTGTCCACACTTGTTAACTGCGA GAAGTTGTCTCTGTCTACAAACTGCATTGAGAAAATTGCCAACCTCAATGGCCTAA AAAATTTGCGGATTCTTTCACTAGGTAGAAACAACATAAAGAATCTGAACGGCCTG GAGGCAGTTGGGGATACATTAGAGGAGCTGTGGATCTCATACAACTTTATTGAGAAGCTGAAGGGCATACATGTCATGAAGAAGCTGAAGATTCTCTATATGTCCAATAACTTGGTGAAAGATTGGG CAGAGTTTGTGAGACTAGCTGACTTGCCATTACTGGAGGATTTGGTGTTTGTGGGCAATCCACTGGAAGAGAAATACtctgctgatcagcagagcagctggactgAGGAAGCAACCAAACGGGTGCCCAGGCTGAAAAAACTAGATG GTGTCCCAGTTATTAAGCAAGAAGAAggtgaagaaggagaaaattaA